One window of Methanobacterium alkalithermotolerans genomic DNA carries:
- the cfbB gene encoding Ni-sirohydrochlorin a,c-diamide synthase yields the protein MRIVLAGTGSAVGKTTISTGIMKALAEEMNIQPFKVGPDYIDPTYHTLATGNTSRNLDSFFMSDGQIRKAFAQGLKSSNSKAGIIEGVRGLYEGISPIDDVGNTASIAKALNAPVVLIMNARSLVKSAAAVVLGFKTLDPSVKIEGVILNQVKNKRHYLKAKEAVETLTQTSVIGGIPRSPDLTVEQRHLGLVPAVERENLKIFIDKWSQVVQENIDLDALQDIMKNSGKIPSHQEELWKKEKGPKVKIGVAQDEIFTFYYQENLESLQDNNACLVPFSPYHDLELPDVDAIYIGGGYPEIFSRELEANHSMRDSIGKFHQENRPIYAECGGLMYLMDSINQHKMCGVFPYPAEMTSQVQGLSYVIARAQKDNIITQKGDEFRGHEFHYSRVQLSDEPVFAFEILRGKGITNSKDGLMDKNALASYVHTHAAACPGFASNFTRNAAEL from the coding sequence ATGAGAATAGTGCTGGCCGGTACAGGAAGTGCCGTAGGGAAAACCACAATTTCCACAGGAATAATGAAAGCATTAGCTGAAGAAATGAATATTCAACCTTTTAAAGTGGGCCCGGATTACATTGATCCTACCTATCACACCCTGGCCACAGGAAATACATCCAGAAACCTGGATTCCTTTTTCATGTCTGATGGACAGATAAGAAAAGCATTCGCCCAGGGATTAAAATCTTCTAACTCTAAAGCAGGTATAATTGAAGGGGTTCGGGGTTTGTATGAAGGAATCAGTCCCATAGATGATGTGGGAAATACGGCATCCATTGCCAAAGCCCTCAATGCTCCGGTAGTTCTTATTATGAATGCTCGCAGCCTGGTTAAAAGTGCAGCAGCAGTGGTACTGGGATTTAAGACCCTGGATCCTTCTGTTAAAATAGAAGGAGTTATCTTAAATCAGGTTAAAAATAAGCGTCATTATCTAAAGGCCAAAGAAGCAGTGGAAACCCTTACCCAAACCAGTGTAATTGGGGGTATCCCTCGCAGTCCGGATTTAACCGTGGAACAAAGGCACCTGGGCCTGGTACCGGCGGTGGAAAGGGAAAATTTGAAAATATTTATTGATAAATGGAGCCAGGTGGTGCAGGAGAATATAGACCTGGATGCCCTCCAGGACATTATGAAAAACTCAGGCAAGATACCCTCTCACCAGGAGGAACTCTGGAAAAAAGAAAAGGGACCTAAAGTTAAAATCGGAGTAGCCCAGGATGAAATATTTACCTTTTATTATCAGGAAAACCTGGAATCACTCCAGGATAATAATGCCTGTCTGGTGCCTTTTAGCCCTTACCATGATTTGGAATTACCTGATGTGGATGCCATCTATATTGGAGGGGGATATCCTGAAATATTCTCCCGGGAACTGGAGGCCAACCATTCCATGCGGGATTCCATTGGAAAATTCCACCAGGAAAACCGGCCTATTTATGCCGAATGCGGGGGATTAATGTACCTCATGGATTCTATTAACCAGCATAAAATGTGTGGAGTGTTCCCTTACCCGGCGGAGATGACCTCCCAGGTACAGGGACTAAGCTATGTTATAGCCCGGGCCCAGAAAGACAACATTATAACCCAAAAGGGGGATGAGTTCCGGGGGCATGAATTCCACTATTCCCGGGTCCAACTATCAGATGAACCGGTATTTGCCTTTGAAATATTAAGGGGAAAGGGAATAACTAATTCTAAAGATGGTTTAATGGATAAAAATGCCCTGGCCAGTTATGTACATACTCATGCTGCGGCCTGCCCTGGATTTGCCTCTAACTTCACTCGAAATGCTGCTGAACTTTAA
- a CDS encoding oligosaccharide repeat unit polymerase family protein produces the protein MNLKSTFKQIDLFSPYLVLVGIALYLLLALIAFHYQIRGLESPSNEVYFYFLYGSLFYLLGILIPIIIYKGFKLKGFKEFLAKSKELTINHYLGEKILLLVVLIGLILQFWNIYSSGGIPLLSGYLKASSVTKVWLLSYVLFLPGINILLATYPKKSYYLLLGLGILFFALTGYRTTPIVILLSSFITLYYTRKFPATYILIFAVVLLISGLVVGYVAVQSIEWQQWALNPLELFVYRAGYTLSVFDQLLPLKGSTQWSLFYYTLTGYFQAADPRALVGEVVLGYRHSTTSTIFGPALLDSGNMALALQMFILGGILKIMHTLQIYKKGIFTAFYGILMAQTLVWIETGPTDLVVWIFFLMALGLIIYLSYTCKDHFSLNNSGDNL, from the coding sequence ATGAACCTAAAATCCACTTTTAAGCAAATAGATCTATTCTCCCCTTACCTGGTCCTGGTGGGAATAGCACTATACCTTTTACTGGCCTTAATCGCCTTTCATTATCAGATCAGGGGCCTGGAATCACCTTCTAATGAGGTTTACTTCTATTTTTTATATGGATCCCTGTTCTATCTCCTGGGTATTCTGATACCTATTATTATTTATAAGGGCTTTAAATTAAAGGGATTTAAAGAGTTTTTAGCAAAGTCGAAAGAATTAACCATTAACCATTATCTGGGTGAGAAGATACTACTCCTGGTGGTTTTAATAGGCTTAATTCTCCAGTTCTGGAATATATATTCTTCAGGAGGCATTCCTCTTTTAAGTGGATACCTGAAGGCCAGTTCCGTAACCAAAGTTTGGCTATTATCGTATGTCTTATTTTTACCGGGAATTAATATTTTACTGGCCACATACCCTAAAAAATCTTATTACCTTTTACTGGGCCTGGGAATATTGTTTTTTGCTCTAACCGGTTACCGTACCACCCCCATTGTCATTTTATTATCTTCATTCATTACCCTTTACTACACCCGTAAATTCCCGGCCACCTACATCCTGATATTTGCCGTAGTCTTATTAATCTCTGGCCTCGTAGTGGGCTATGTGGCGGTTCAATCAATTGAATGGCAACAATGGGCCTTAAATCCTCTGGAACTATTTGTTTACCGGGCAGGTTATACTTTAAGTGTATTTGACCAGCTTTTACCTCTTAAAGGATCAACTCAATGGTCTTTATTTTATTACACCCTTACAGGATATTTTCAGGCTGCAGATCCCCGGGCCCTGGTAGGGGAAGTGGTACTGGGCTACCGGCACTCCACCACCTCCACCATATTTGGTCCGGCCTTACTGGACTCCGGGAACATGGCCCTGGCCCTGCAGATGTTTATTTTAGGGGGGATATTAAAAATTATGCATACTCTACAAATATATAAAAAAGGAATTTTCACCGCCTTCTACGGGATTCTGATGGCTCAGACCCTGGTATGGATTGAAACCGGCCCTACTGATTTAGTGGTATGGATATTCTTTTTAATGGCCCTGGGTTTAATTATATACCTTAGTTATACCTGCAAGGACCATTTTTCTCTAAATAATTCTGGTGATAATTTATGA
- a CDS encoding C39 family peptidase: MISIKLEELLKENIVKQSTTYNCGPAALATVIKAQGIDCTEMEIAKMAGTDESGTSMYGLIQAARKKGIEAVGMRLGLDNLQPHNIVFIKINGTAHYSVIRKISRNKVFLADPSLGEIEINKDTFIQIYSGNALVVK; this comes from the coding sequence GTGATTAGTATTAAATTAGAGGAACTACTAAAAGAAAATATTGTAAAACAAAGCACCACTTATAATTGCGGTCCAGCAGCACTGGCTACGGTGATTAAGGCCCAGGGAATAGATTGTACAGAAATGGAAATTGCAAAGATGGCAGGGACTGATGAGAGTGGAACCAGCATGTATGGATTAATACAGGCAGCCCGGAAAAAAGGCATAGAGGCGGTAGGTATGCGTCTGGGACTGGATAATCTCCAGCCCCATAACATAGTCTTTATTAAAATAAATGGCACTGCTCATTACAGCGTGATTAGAAAAATAAGCCGGAATAAAGTATTCTTAGCTGACCCTTCCCTGGGGGAAATTGAAATCAATAAAGATACCTTTATCCAGATTTATAGTGGTAATGCCCTGGTGGTTAAATAG
- a CDS encoding F420-dependent methylenetetrahydromethanopterin dehydrogenase: MVVKIGIVKCGNIGTSPVLDLLLDERADRPNIDVCVVGSGAKMNPDEIEKAVPLMLEMDRDFVIFISPNPGAPGPAKARELLSAADVPAIIIGDAPGLRSKDEMEEQGVGYIIVKADPMIGARREFLDPTEMASFNADVIKVLALTGAYRVVQNTINAAIAAVEAGNEIELPKVVISRDVAVEAAQFASPYAKAKAMAAYEIATKVADIDVEGCFMVRDAEKYIPIVASAHEMITVAAKLAEEAREIEKANDTVVRTPHGGDGQTMSKADLMSKPQ, encoded by the coding sequence ATGGTAGTAAAAATTGGTATAGTTAAATGTGGTAATATCGGTACATCTCCTGTCCTGGACTTATTACTGGATGAGAGAGCAGACCGACCTAATATAGATGTTTGTGTAGTGGGCTCCGGGGCCAAGATGAACCCGGATGAGATTGAAAAAGCCGTACCATTAATGCTTGAAATGGATAGGGATTTTGTCATATTCATAAGCCCTAACCCTGGTGCTCCAGGACCTGCTAAAGCAAGAGAATTATTATCTGCTGCAGATGTACCAGCCATCATCATTGGTGATGCTCCTGGACTACGATCCAAAGACGAAATGGAAGAACAGGGTGTAGGTTACATCATTGTTAAAGCCGACCCTATGATAGGTGCTAGAAGAGAATTCCTGGATCCTACTGAAATGGCTTCCTTCAATGCAGATGTAATTAAAGTATTAGCTTTAACCGGTGCTTACCGTGTAGTACAAAATACTATAAACGCTGCAATTGCTGCTGTTGAAGCTGGAAATGAAATCGAATTACCTAAAGTGGTAATCTCCCGGGACGTAGCTGTAGAAGCTGCCCAGTTTGCCAGCCCTTATGCTAAAGCTAAAGCCATGGCTGCCTACGAAATCGCTACTAAAGTAGCGGATATTGATGTAGAAGGATGTTTCATGGTGCGAGATGCTGAAAAATACATACCTATTGTAGCATCTGCTCACGAAATGATTACCGTTGCTGCAAAATTAGCTGAAGAAGCTCGAGAAATCGAAAAAGCTAATGACACTGTCGTTCGAACCCCACACGGTGGAGACGGACAGACCATGTCCAAAGCAGACTTAATGTCTAAACCACAATAA
- a CDS encoding 4Fe-4S dicluster domain-containing protein: MNPHIDLLDPLKCSKCNICSVRCADTHGQSRIKKVDSVPHICIQCEDAPCEQACNVGAIYLQDGIAIVDQDKCVGCKKCIDACPHKSLYVEDLIARKCTLCLDADVLIPACVEACPNKALVINCDEVEGMEKE; the protein is encoded by the coding sequence ATGAACCCTCATATAGATCTTCTAGATCCTCTTAAATGTTCCAAATGTAATATATGTTCTGTTAGGTGTGCTGATACCCATGGTCAGAGCCGTATCAAAAAGGTGGATTCGGTACCTCATATCTGTATCCAGTGTGAAGATGCACCCTGTGAACAGGCCTGTAATGTGGGTGCCATCTATCTTCAGGATGGTATAGCCATCGTTGATCAGGATAAGTGTGTGGGCTGTAAAAAGTGTATAGATGCCTGTCCTCATAAGAGTCTTTATGTGGAAGATTTAATAGCCCGTAAATGTACTCTTTGTCTTGATGCTGATGTTTTAATACCGGCCTGTGTGGAGGCTTGTCCTAACAAGGCCCTGGTCATCAACTGTGATGAAGTAGAAGGAATGGAAAAAGAATAA